A portion of the Acidihalobacter yilgarnensis genome contains these proteins:
- a CDS encoding FAD-dependent oxidoreductase: MELACAARTALDAAGCFGCVIRLLTGNAEPFVDGPSGFRKRVGRALREHCILSLPDRAAVIFRDHVLCVSGMDYPTDFTVLATGSAAPDLLRGSGLRLDARGYAHIRQTLQTQGHPEVFAAGDCATLVDHPLPRSGVYAAHQGPVLAHNLVAALASRPFRHYTPQRRALYLLRTSKHNAIASWGRFSWSGRWMWHWKDEIDRRFIRRMHG, translated from the coding sequence GTGGAGCTCGCGTGCGCTGCACGCACAGCCTTGGACGCTGCGGGATGCTTCGGATGCGTAATACGGCTGTTGACCGGAAACGCCGAACCCTTTGTCGACGGGCCTAGCGGGTTTCGCAAGCGGGTCGGGCGTGCCTTGCGCGAGCACTGCATTCTCTCTCTCCCAGATCGAGCAGCGGTGATTTTCCGCGACCATGTGCTGTGTGTCAGCGGGATGGACTACCCGACCGATTTTACTGTACTTGCGACGGGTTCCGCCGCGCCGGATCTGCTACGAGGCAGCGGATTGAGATTGGATGCTCGCGGCTATGCTCACATTCGCCAGACCCTGCAGACGCAAGGGCATCCTGAGGTGTTTGCAGCAGGAGACTGCGCCACCTTGGTCGATCATCCATTGCCGCGCTCAGGCGTTTACGCGGCACACCAGGGTCCCGTGCTCGCGCACAACCTCGTGGCGGCGCTCGCCAGTCGGCCGTTTCGTCACTATACCCCACAGCGACGAGCGCTATATCTCCTCAGGACAAGTAAGCACAATGCCATTGCGAGCTGGGGAAGGTTCTCTTGGAGTGGTCGGTGGATGTGGCACTGGAAAGACGAGATTGATCGCCGGTTCATTAGGCGTATGCACGGCTAG
- a CDS encoding IS3 family transposase (programmed frameshift), whose amino-acid sequence MSESKRKTFTDEFKAKVALEAIRGVKTVNQIAQEFGVHPTQVGAWKKLLQEEASSLFDAKRGPKPADPSASPERLYSEIGRLKMELDWLKKKFRDQPVETRKQWVGAIEPLALTRQCELAGVNRSTVYAPQKAVRPDEQELKLLGLIDAEYTRHPFYGSRKIKRYLRGLGYKINRKRVQRLMGILGLAGMAPGPNTSRPHPQHNVYPYLLRGVNVIRPNQVWSTDITYIRLPRGFVYLVAVIDWYSRKVLSWRLSNTLDSGFCVDCLEQALQAYGTPEIFNTDQGCQFTSEAFTGVLLKEGITISMDGRGRALDNIFVERLWRSVKHEDVYLKGYATMPDLLIGLTEYFVLYNTERPHPYILLLAAMERLTYEVYSSGN is encoded by the exons ATGAGTGAGTCGAAGCGCAAGACTTTTACGGATGAGTTCAAGGCCAAGGTCGCACTTGAAGCGATCCGAGGCGTCAAGACGGTGAACCAAATTGCCCAGGAATTTGGCGTTCACCCGACGCAAGTCGGTGCTTGGAAGAAGTTGCTGCAAGAAGAGGCATCGAGTTTATTTGATGCCAAGCGTGGCCCAAAACCTGCCGACCCGTCAGCCAGTCCGGAGCGCCTGTATTCTGAGATCGGGCGATTGAAGATGGAGCTGGACTGGCTGAAAAAAAAGT TCCGGGATCAGCCAGTAGAAACTCGCAAGCAATGGGTCGGTGCCATCGAACCACTGGCACTGACCCGCCAATGCGAACTGGCGGGCGTCAACCGCTCAACGGTCTATGCGCCACAAAAGGCTGTAAGACCGGACGAGCAGGAATTGAAGTTGCTGGGACTGATTGACGCTGAATACACGCGGCATCCGTTTTACGGCAGCCGCAAGATCAAGCGTTACCTGCGTGGCTTGGGGTACAAGATCAACCGCAAGCGGGTGCAGCGACTGATGGGCATACTGGGCCTTGCCGGCATGGCGCCGGGGCCGAATACCAGCCGTCCGCACCCGCAGCACAATGTTTATCCGTATTTGCTAAGGGGCGTGAATGTGATCCGTCCCAATCAGGTATGGAGTACGGATATTACGTACATCCGCCTGCCCCGTGGGTTTGTGTACCTGGTGGCGGTGATCGACTGGTACTCGCGTAAAGTGTTGTCATGGCGGTTATCGAATACGCTGGATAGCGGATTCTGTGTGGACTGCCTGGAGCAAGCATTGCAGGCCTATGGCACGCCGGAGATATTCAACACCGACCAGGGCTGTCAGTTCACCAGCGAAGCGTTTACGGGTGTGCTGTTGAAAGAAGGGATCACGATCAGCATGGACGGACGCGGTCGGGCATTGGATAACATCTTTGTGGAACGGCTCTGGCGCAGCGTCAAACACGAAGACGTGTATTTGAAAGGCTACGCCACAATGCCCGACTTGCTGATCGGATTGACGGAATACTTCGTGCTTTACAACACGGAAAGACCGCACCCCTATATTTTACTGTTAGCGGCCATGGAACGGTTAACTTATGAAGTCTATAGTAGCGGTAATTGA
- the glgC gene encoding glucose-1-phosphate adenylyltransferase, with product MKVQSQRFVSRLTRDTLALVLAGGRGARLKDLTCWRAKPAVPFGGKFRIIDFPLANCINSGIRRIAVLTQYKAHSLIQHVQKRWGFLRGEFNEFVEIWPAQQRVDTSWYAGTADAVYQNLDIIREHDPEYILILAGDHIYKMDYGEMIAYHVDTNADMTVACLEVGLDTAKAFGVMACDQAGQVYDFQEKPENPPPMPGASDRALASMGVYVFNASFLYEQLVRDADMSKSKHDFGQDIIPHIVGRYRVMAFPYRDTQTDTQAYWRDVGTVDAYWAANLELIGITPELNLYDQDWPIWTYQEQLPPAKFVFDDDDRRGMAVDSMVSGGCIISGALVRHSLLFSNVAVDSYALIEDSVILPDVHVGKNCRIKRAVVDKGCHVPDGMVIGENIEQDARRFHVSPGGVVLVTSDMLGAPRRRAR from the coding sequence ATGAAAGTGCAGTCGCAACGCTTCGTCAGCCGCCTGACCCGCGACACCCTGGCGCTGGTGCTAGCGGGTGGTCGGGGGGCTCGCCTGAAGGATCTGACGTGCTGGCGTGCCAAGCCCGCAGTTCCCTTTGGCGGAAAATTCCGCATTATTGATTTTCCCTTAGCCAATTGCATTAATTCAGGTATTCGCCGTATCGCGGTTTTGACGCAATATAAGGCGCATTCCCTGATTCAGCATGTGCAGAAAAGATGGGGGTTTCTGCGCGGTGAATTCAACGAATTTGTCGAGATATGGCCAGCTCAACAACGCGTTGATACATCATGGTATGCCGGTACAGCCGATGCGGTTTATCAGAACCTGGACATCATCCGCGAGCACGACCCAGAGTACATTCTGATACTCGCCGGCGACCATATCTACAAAATGGATTATGGCGAGATGATTGCCTACCATGTCGATACCAATGCAGACATGACTGTTGCCTGTCTTGAGGTCGGACTCGATACGGCTAAGGCATTCGGCGTGATGGCCTGCGATCAAGCTGGGCAGGTCTACGACTTCCAGGAAAAACCTGAGAATCCACCGCCGATGCCAGGCGCCTCAGACCGCGCGCTGGCATCCATGGGTGTCTATGTTTTTAATGCATCATTTTTGTATGAGCAACTCGTGCGTGATGCGGATATGTCCAAATCGAAGCATGATTTCGGTCAGGATATCATTCCGCACATTGTGGGCAGGTATCGAGTCATGGCCTTCCCATATAGAGATACTCAGACAGACACTCAGGCCTATTGGCGAGATGTCGGCACCGTGGATGCCTACTGGGCTGCGAATCTTGAGCTGATCGGCATCACGCCGGAGCTCAATTTATACGACCAGGACTGGCCTATCTGGACCTACCAGGAACAACTCCCTCCGGCGAAATTCGTATTCGATGACGATGACCGACGAGGCATGGCTGTAGATTCCATGGTGTCAGGCGGCTGCATCATATCCGGCGCATTGGTCCGGCATTCACTCCTGTTTTCGAATGTCGCGGTGGATTCCTATGCCTTGATCGAGGATTCCGTCATTCTGCCCGATGTGCACGTCGGCAAAAATTGCCGTATTAAGCGCGCCGTCGTAGACAAGGGATGCCACGTGCCAGACGGCATGGTGATCGGCGAAAACATCGAACAAGATGCCCGCCGCTTCCATGTTTCGCCTGGCGGCGTGGTCTTAGTTACCTCCGATATGCTGGGAGCACCTCGTCGCCGTGCCCGATAA
- the glgB gene encoding 1,4-alpha-glucan branching protein GlgB → MTNVLSEDITRVLRASHHDPFTCLGRHETADGLSIRVFLPHATAAWIGENRLPLSPVNQAPGLFEWYGKPADLPAHPLLHWKEASGEAFTRHDPYAFPVQLSEFDLQLINTGKHWHAYRILGAHPWMTDGVTGIRFAVWAPNAERVSVIGDFNHWDGRCHPMRVRGSSGLWELFIPDLAPGCLYKFELRNLQSGRVVTKIDPYARQFEVRPETACIVVADSEYAWGDETWLATRKSREWLHAPMSIFEVHLGSWRRDEQGLFLDYRTLAEQLTAYVLELGFTHVELLPITEHPLDASWGYQTTGYFAPTSRFGNPDDFRYLVDCLHQAGIGVLLDWVPGHFPRDEHALARFDGTPLYEHADPRLGEHRDWGTYIFNYGRNEVRNFLISSAMFWVEEFHIDGLRVDAVASMLYLDYSRDPGDWLPNKFGGNENLDALGFLRELNTTVQGNHPGVLITAEESTAWPQVTRPPDLGGLGFAMKWNMGWMHDILEYFSKDPVHRHYHHDQLTFGLLYAFTENFILPFSHDEVVHGKRSLLYRMPGDEWQRFANLRLLYAFMFTYPGKKLLFMGCEFGQGSEWDFDSQLDWYVTQYAPHQGIHTLIRDLNHLYREYPALYRQDFEWQGFEWIDCHDAAQSVISFIRHDDAGGHLLIVCNFTPIPRQQYRIGTPQQGTYRERLNSDSAYYGGTNLGNPPVVHTEQTPWMGRDQSISLQLPPLGLLVLELVY, encoded by the coding sequence ATGACAAACGTACTTTCCGAAGATATCACCCGCGTCCTGCGGGCCAGCCATCATGATCCATTCACCTGCCTCGGACGCCATGAGACGGCAGATGGCCTCTCAATCAGGGTCTTCCTACCGCATGCAACTGCCGCCTGGATCGGAGAAAACAGACTCCCTCTCTCACCGGTAAATCAGGCGCCGGGTCTTTTCGAGTGGTACGGCAAGCCCGCCGACCTGCCCGCTCATCCGCTATTGCACTGGAAAGAAGCCTCCGGGGAAGCCTTTACGCGGCACGATCCTTACGCCTTCCCTGTACAGCTAAGCGAATTCGACCTGCAGCTGATCAACACCGGCAAACACTGGCATGCCTATCGCATTCTGGGTGCACATCCCTGGATGACGGATGGTGTCACCGGCATACGTTTCGCTGTGTGGGCGCCAAACGCAGAACGTGTCAGTGTGATCGGCGACTTCAATCATTGGGACGGCCGCTGTCATCCCATGCGAGTGCGTGGCAGCAGCGGGCTCTGGGAACTGTTCATCCCCGACCTAGCTCCAGGATGTCTCTACAAGTTTGAGCTAAGAAATCTTCAGAGCGGACGAGTAGTCACCAAGATAGATCCTTATGCCCGCCAGTTTGAGGTGAGGCCCGAAACCGCATGTATCGTCGTCGCAGACAGTGAGTATGCTTGGGGCGACGAGACATGGCTCGCCACGCGAAAATCCCGCGAATGGCTACACGCACCGATGTCGATTTTCGAGGTTCACCTGGGATCATGGCGGCGGGATGAACAGGGTCTTTTCCTGGATTATCGCACGCTAGCTGAGCAGTTAACGGCCTATGTGTTGGAATTAGGTTTCACGCATGTGGAACTGCTACCCATCACCGAGCATCCACTGGATGCCTCATGGGGATATCAGACCACTGGATATTTCGCTCCCACCAGCCGATTTGGCAATCCCGATGATTTCCGATATCTGGTTGATTGCCTGCATCAGGCCGGCATAGGCGTCCTGCTTGACTGGGTTCCAGGGCATTTCCCTCGCGATGAGCATGCCTTAGCACGCTTCGATGGCACGCCCTTATATGAGCATGCCGATCCAAGATTGGGCGAGCATCGTGACTGGGGCACCTACATATTCAATTATGGTCGCAATGAGGTGCGCAATTTCCTGATCTCAAGTGCGATGTTTTGGGTTGAGGAATTCCATATTGATGGTTTACGTGTCGACGCCGTGGCTTCCATGTTGTATCTCGATTATTCCCGAGACCCAGGAGACTGGCTACCTAATAAATTCGGCGGCAATGAAAATTTAGATGCGCTCGGATTTTTGCGCGAACTCAATACCACGGTGCAAGGCAATCACCCTGGCGTGTTGATCACCGCCGAGGAATCGACCGCATGGCCGCAAGTCACCCGGCCGCCAGATCTCGGCGGCCTTGGTTTTGCCATGAAATGGAACATGGGATGGATGCACGACATCCTGGAGTATTTCAGTAAAGATCCAGTGCATCGCCATTATCACCATGATCAACTGACATTCGGTTTATTGTACGCATTCACGGAAAACTTCATCCTCCCCTTCTCTCATGATGAAGTGGTCCACGGCAAACGCTCACTACTCTATCGAATGCCGGGAGACGAATGGCAACGCTTCGCTAATCTTCGCCTGCTATATGCCTTCATGTTCACCTACCCAGGCAAAAAATTATTATTCATGGGTTGTGAATTCGGGCAAGGTTCAGAGTGGGATTTCGACTCCCAACTGGACTGGTACGTCACGCAATATGCACCCCATCAAGGGATTCATACGCTTATCAGAGATCTCAACCATCTATACCGCGAGTACCCCGCGTTATATCGGCAAGACTTCGAATGGCAAGGATTCGAGTGGATCGACTGCCATGACGCCGCCCAATCGGTGATCAGCTTTATACGCCACGATGATGCGGGGGGACATCTACTCATCGTGTGTAATTTTACGCCGATTCCACGTCAGCAATATCGCATTGGCACGCCACAACAGGGCACCTACCGCGAACGACTAAATTCTGACTCGGCGTATTACGGTGGCACCAACCTTGGCAACCCACCTGTTGTCCATACCGAACAGACACCATGGATGGGACGCGATCAGTCGATCAGTTTACAACTACCACCACTCGGGCTACTGGTTCTGGAGCTCGTTTATTGA
- the malQ gene encoding 4-alpha-glucanotransferase: MTGQRDQGCERVSPVLGARSAGVLLHPTSLPGEGDTGDFGAEAYHFVDLLSAAGIGVWQVLPLNEVHDDGSPYQCQSAHAGDSRLINFQQVSAEYGIAPSVEDRIALLDSAIAQLARLPAEHGERYRAFRSRHAYWLEDFALYRAIRRTHDEQPWWAWPVPLRDRDPTALEEVRVSLHDAIERCCFTQFLFFEQWRRLRAYANDRGIRLFGDMPIFVAHDSADVWVHRHLFDLDNAGHALSRSGVPPDYFSATGQLWGNPLYRWDRMAETDFSWWKERLEAQLELYDFLRVDHFRGFQACWSIPMGEETAMNGQWVEVPGRALFESLLEHFGQLPIVAEDLGVITEPVVALRDDFELPGMRILQFAFDSDALNPYLPHNHARNCVVYTGTHDNDTTLGWFEKCPEEVQAHVLAYLGEPSEGMPAALVRCAFASVAQLTVVPMQDLLMLDTTHRMNTPGTCSPDNWRWRFTWSMCPDTLASKVRAWCDMYGRLAH, from the coding sequence ATGACAGGACAGCGCGACCAGGGGTGTGAGCGGGTCTCACCCGTATTGGGCGCGCGCAGTGCAGGGGTTCTCCTTCATCCGACGTCCTTGCCGGGCGAGGGTGATACAGGCGATTTTGGAGCGGAAGCTTATCACTTCGTGGACCTCCTGAGTGCCGCTGGTATCGGCGTATGGCAGGTCTTACCACTCAATGAAGTCCATGACGATGGCTCGCCGTATCAATGCCAGTCCGCGCATGCCGGGGACAGTCGTCTTATTAATTTTCAACAAGTAAGCGCTGAATACGGCATTGCACCTTCCGTAGAAGACCGTATTGCATTGCTTGATAGTGCGATCGCTCAACTCGCACGTTTACCGGCGGAACACGGTGAACGCTACAGAGCCTTTAGATCACGCCATGCGTACTGGCTTGAAGACTTCGCCTTGTATCGAGCGATCAGGCGAACGCATGACGAACAACCCTGGTGGGCCTGGCCGGTTCCTTTGCGGGATCGGGATCCCACTGCGCTGGAGGAGGTACGCGTATCGCTGCACGATGCGATCGAACGATGCTGCTTCACGCAGTTCCTGTTCTTTGAACAGTGGCGACGCCTGCGTGCCTATGCGAATGATCGCGGCATACGATTGTTCGGGGATATGCCGATATTCGTTGCCCACGACAGCGCGGATGTTTGGGTACATCGTCACCTATTCGATCTGGACAATGCGGGCCATGCATTATCCAGATCCGGCGTCCCACCAGATTATTTTTCGGCGACTGGCCAACTATGGGGTAATCCCTTGTACCGCTGGGACCGCATGGCGGAGACAGATTTTAGCTGGTGGAAAGAACGTCTGGAGGCACAACTTGAGTTGTATGATTTTCTGCGAGTAGATCATTTTCGTGGTTTCCAGGCTTGTTGGTCGATACCCATGGGTGAGGAAACCGCCATGAATGGCCAGTGGGTAGAGGTGCCTGGGCGAGCGCTGTTCGAAAGCCTGCTTGAGCATTTCGGTCAATTGCCGATTGTTGCAGAAGACCTTGGCGTCATTACCGAACCCGTTGTCGCATTAAGGGATGATTTCGAGCTTCCAGGTATGCGCATCCTGCAGTTTGCGTTTGACAGCGATGCCCTGAACCCTTATTTGCCCCATAATCATGCCCGTAACTGCGTGGTGTATACGGGCACACATGACAATGACACCACACTGGGATGGTTTGAGAAGTGTCCAGAGGAAGTTCAGGCGCATGTCCTGGCATATCTTGGAGAACCCAGTGAAGGCATGCCAGCAGCACTTGTGCGTTGTGCCTTCGCCTCGGTGGCCCAGCTTACCGTCGTGCCGATGCAGGATCTGCTGATGCTGGACACGACGCATCGTATGAATACCCCAGGCACCTGTTCCCCTGACAATTGGCGTTGGCGTTTCACATGGTCGATGTGTCCCGATACGCTGGCATCAAAGGTACGGGCATGGTGTGACATGTACGGACGCTTGGCGCACTGA
- a CDS encoding TIGR04282 family arsenosugar biosynthesis glycosyltransferase: MSDVDFHIAVFTKLPVPGQVKTRLVPTVGYEGAARIQSRLIVGTLACANQATGGNISLWVAGEVDHPFMLACSRRFDAPVYGQCGADLGARMRAAMQELLREHRRVLLIGTDCPAMTLGVLRNAAIVLDGEQPIVFIPAQDGGYVLVGVLAQSVHDRAALLDALFLGIIWSTETVMHRTRERLAERRIGWAELPALWDLDRPADLARAQELRLIPLRLGAGPA, encoded by the coding sequence ATGTCTGACGTCGATTTCCACATCGCAGTTTTCACTAAACTCCCGGTGCCGGGCCAGGTGAAAACCCGCCTGGTTCCCACTGTAGGTTACGAGGGCGCGGCTCGAATCCAGAGCCGTCTAATCGTGGGTACACTTGCGTGTGCTAACCAGGCGACCGGAGGAAACATTTCCCTGTGGGTGGCGGGTGAGGTCGATCATCCCTTCATGCTTGCATGTAGTCGTCGTTTTGATGCGCCGGTTTATGGTCAGTGCGGGGCTGATCTAGGCGCACGTATGCGCGCTGCGATGCAGGAGTTGCTAAGAGAGCATCGCCGCGTACTGCTCATTGGTACCGACTGCCCGGCAATGACGCTAGGGGTATTACGAAACGCCGCAATTGTGCTCGACGGTGAGCAGCCGATTGTATTCATCCCCGCACAGGATGGTGGTTATGTCTTGGTCGGCGTCCTGGCCCAATCGGTTCACGACCGCGCCGCACTGCTCGATGCGCTGTTCCTTGGAATAATTTGGAGTACGGAGACAGTGATGCATCGGACGCGCGAACGACTGGCAGAACGCAGGATCGGCTGGGCGGAACTCCCTGCTCTTTGGGATCTGGATCGGCCAGCAGACCTCGCGCGCGCGCAGGAATTGCGATTGATACCCCTGCGATTAGGGGCTGGTCCGGCATGA
- a CDS encoding glycoside hydrolase family 57 protein yields the protein MPDKIKPIQLVLCWHMHQPEYRDRKTGQFQLPWTYLHAIKDYADMVAHLEVESDARAVINFAPILLEQLEDYAIQIEAWLGSGQALRDPLLAGLGAESMPAAPEQRMWLAQSCLKANRTRMIEPWPIYKGLVDMVTWMQHQEHTIDYVSDQFLADLLVWYHLAWMGETIRRSDARIKHLIAKGTHFTLSDRRNLIEVIGENLTRLLDRYQILAKQGRIELSITPYGHPIMPLMIDLNCAREAWPEVILPDTLSQYPGGEARVRWHIEHGKAVFERIFGMSVGGCWPSEGSISGPTLDLLGDMGFKWAASGETVLANSLKISGKKLKDSKSWLYRSYRHGNSGIQCFFRDDKLSDAIGFTYSTWHGDDAAANFVHELETLADDPSGAGEMPRIVSVVLDGENAWEYYPANGYYFLSKLYQLLAEHPKIQMTTFTDALQLRGQIELVPGVVGRKPTTMTSEAATGNLKTIISGSWVYGTFSTWIGDHDKNQGWLMLVEAKQAYDRAVAENSLAPDALERATEQLAICEGSDWCWWFGDYNPSGSVSDFERLYRLHLSNLYQLLGVASPEYLAHSFTYGGGDPATGGTMRKGQDSP from the coding sequence GTGCCCGATAAAATAAAACCTATTCAACTGGTGCTGTGCTGGCATATGCACCAACCAGAGTACCGTGATCGAAAAACTGGGCAATTTCAGCTGCCGTGGACCTATTTGCATGCGATCAAGGATTACGCTGATATGGTTGCGCATCTTGAGGTGGAATCGGATGCGCGTGCCGTTATTAATTTTGCACCGATTCTTCTCGAACAACTTGAGGACTATGCGATTCAGATCGAAGCTTGGTTGGGATCGGGGCAGGCGTTACGCGATCCCCTCCTGGCCGGGTTGGGCGCTGAGTCGATGCCTGCTGCTCCTGAGCAGCGGATGTGGCTGGCGCAGTCCTGCCTCAAAGCCAATCGCACACGCATGATTGAGCCTTGGCCCATCTACAAGGGGCTTGTCGATATGGTGACCTGGATGCAGCACCAGGAGCACACCATCGATTATGTATCCGATCAATTCCTCGCGGATCTGTTGGTTTGGTATCACCTAGCCTGGATGGGAGAGACCATCCGGCGCAGCGATGCGCGCATCAAACACCTGATCGCCAAGGGCACGCATTTCACTTTGTCTGATCGGAGAAACCTGATAGAGGTGATCGGGGAAAATCTTACGCGCCTGCTTGATCGTTACCAAATACTTGCCAAGCAGGGGCGTATTGAGTTGTCGATTACCCCCTATGGGCATCCGATCATGCCACTGATGATCGATCTGAACTGTGCGCGGGAGGCATGGCCAGAGGTCATTTTGCCAGACACCTTATCCCAGTACCCTGGAGGTGAGGCTCGTGTCAGATGGCATATCGAACATGGGAAAGCGGTGTTTGAACGGATATTCGGTATGTCTGTCGGGGGGTGTTGGCCATCCGAAGGGAGTATCAGCGGCCCAACTCTGGATTTGCTTGGCGATATGGGGTTCAAGTGGGCGGCCAGTGGTGAAACGGTCCTGGCAAACAGCCTGAAAATTTCGGGGAAAAAACTCAAAGACTCCAAGAGCTGGCTTTATCGCTCCTATCGACACGGAAATAGCGGTATCCAGTGCTTCTTCCGCGACGATAAGCTTTCAGACGCGATCGGGTTCACGTATTCGACATGGCATGGCGATGACGCTGCTGCCAACTTCGTACATGAACTCGAAACGTTGGCAGACGATCCATCCGGAGCGGGAGAAATGCCGAGAATCGTGTCTGTTGTGTTGGATGGTGAAAATGCGTGGGAATATTATCCTGCGAACGGATATTATTTTTTATCGAAATTGTATCAGCTGCTTGCAGAACACCCGAAAATCCAGATGACTACATTCACGGATGCATTGCAGCTCCGCGGCCAGATCGAGCTAGTACCTGGGGTTGTTGGACGGAAGCCCACGACAATGACTTCGGAAGCCGCAACTGGCAATCTTAAAACCATCATTTCAGGCAGCTGGGTATATGGGACATTTTCCACTTGGATCGGTGATCACGACAAAAATCAGGGTTGGCTCATGCTTGTCGAGGCAAAGCAAGCCTATGATCGTGCCGTCGCCGAAAATTCCCTAGCACCAGATGCGCTGGAACGCGCCACTGAACAACTGGCCATCTGTGAAGGCTCCGATTGGTGTTGGTGGTTCGGTGACTATAATCCATCGGGTTCCGTGAGCGACTTCGAACGTCTGTACCGGCTGCATCTAAGCAACCTCTATCAGCTCCTGGGCGTGGCGTCACCTGAATATCTGGCACACTCCTTTACTTATGGTGGCGGCGACCCGGCGACGGGTGGCACCATGCGAAAAGGTCAAGATTCACCATGA
- a CDS encoding NAD(P)/FAD-dependent oxidoreductase, translating to MKHLVLLGGGHAHLSVLRHFARRPQTACHLTLVSPDPQPVYSGMVPGWMAGHYMLDDCRLPLECLAAAAQAVYRQTWAAALTTEGRQIKLADGGELTYDLLSIDIGSVSSIAEIEGASGFGVPVRPLEQFVLRWRTFLKNAADVRDIVIVGGGGLGWSSRALHAQPWTLRDASDA from the coding sequence ATGAAACACCTGGTTCTGCTTGGTGGTGGGCATGCGCATTTGTCAGTGTTGCGACACTTTGCCCGCAGGCCACAGACAGCTTGCCACTTGACCTTGGTGTCACCCGATCCGCAACCTGTCTACTCAGGCATGGTGCCGGGTTGGATGGCGGGGCACTATATGCTCGACGATTGCCGTCTCCCCTTGGAATGTCTGGCCGCCGCCGCACAGGCGGTATACCGACAGACTTGGGCTGCGGCGCTTACCACCGAGGGACGTCAGATAAAGCTTGCCGATGGAGGTGAACTTACTTATGACCTTCTCTCGATCGACATCGGTTCGGTGTCCAGCATTGCCGAAATCGAGGGTGCGTCAGGGTTTGGAGTGCCCGTGCGGCCGCTGGAACAATTCGTGCTGCGCTGGCGAACGTTCCTGAAAAATGCAGCGGATGTACGCGACATCGTCATCGTCGGTGGCGGGGGGCTGGGGTGGAGCTCGCGTGCGCTGCACGCACAGCCTTGGACGCTGCGGGATGCTTCGGATGCGTAA